In Dama dama isolate Ldn47 chromosome X, ASM3311817v1, whole genome shotgun sequence, one genomic interval encodes:
- the SMIM9 gene encoding small integral membrane protein 9, with product TKPSFLTFQTKQSCKEPRETPSGLGAGESIEVLKLLSITFLLCSLTCLLLETVASSVSPLSAFRVQDQDGLPQRSVENSRSWLSNFKDYLCDLVRSQIPPAAIFIFLIMSAVLGTLCCLTVLIGEPVQ from the exons ACTAAACCATCGTTTTTAACTTTTCAGACAAAGCAGTCTTGCAAAGAGCCAAGGGAAACACCATCTGGCCTTGGCGCAGGGGAGTCCATAGAAGTCCTGAAGCTGCTGAGCATCACATTTCTGCTGTGCTCTCTGACTTGCCTCTTGCTGGAGACTGTCGCGTCCTCTGTGTCACCTTTATCTGCCTTCAGAGTACAAGACCAGGATGGCCTGCCACAACGCTCAGTGG AAAATTCCAGGTCCTGGCTGAGCAACTTCAAGGATTACCTGTGTGATCTTGTCAGGAGCCAGATCCCTCCAGcagccatttttatttttcttatcatgTCAGCAGTACTGGGGACTCTCTGCTGCCTCAC